In Ruminiclostridium papyrosolvens DSM 2782, the following proteins share a genomic window:
- a CDS encoding recombinase family protein: MEYIPPLVTANRFEQYNDIKNSIGEVGLEVGGYIRISTKKDSQITSIENQKKYILEWASVNGYKIIDFYIDMKTGAYSYQRQEMVKMKNDISSGKIKGIVSKEISRTSRDILDIIELKRSLANQGAFFISIKEGYDSRTDDDEFLLIIHAGLAQKERKVTGSRVKITQMIKAREGKTNVPIPAFGYKLSSDGQHIIINPSTAEVYKIIVDKFLEGWGRLKICKYLSSKGIRTNRGNASWSTNSIYAILTNPVYLGITMYNVTLTVRDDTGKAKRMVRPREQWIVRENTHQPLITKEKFDRIQRIIQDKKQKDQKEWSCTKKYLLSGLVYCGSCGSKLYGGKFPKKEAKLKNKSERTPEDYYYYYFDRKTSGLCGNSKANYHMDILEKKVIEKVKEILLSYDKLDERINKKQFLYEKGFTREKIEHQRLQDKLEAVANAIRRQQAAYEEEVITIDEYKTRLEELRREKLSLEGRIEKINTIPVKSSSLELINKVKAIIFNLHNADSDFQYEIIRKLINKIYIYDNCFLEFEYTFNESN, encoded by the coding sequence ATGGAGTATATTCCTCCTCTGGTTACGGCAAATAGATTTGAACAGTATAATGATATCAAAAATTCCATAGGGGAAGTCGGCTTGGAAGTAGGAGGATACATACGAATATCAACTAAAAAAGACAGTCAAATAACTTCAATAGAAAATCAAAAAAAATATATATTAGAATGGGCAAGTGTTAATGGCTATAAAATAATAGATTTTTACATAGACATGAAAACCGGTGCGTACAGTTATCAGAGGCAGGAAATGGTAAAGATGAAAAACGATATTTCCTCCGGGAAAATAAAAGGAATTGTTTCAAAGGAAATATCCCGAACCTCACGTGACATACTTGACATAATTGAACTTAAAAGGAGCCTTGCAAATCAAGGAGCTTTTTTTATTTCAATAAAGGAAGGTTATGACAGCAGGACTGACGATGATGAGTTTCTTTTGATAATACATGCGGGACTTGCGCAAAAGGAGAGAAAAGTAACCGGTTCAAGAGTTAAAATAACACAGATGATAAAAGCACGAGAAGGTAAAACCAATGTACCGATACCGGCTTTTGGGTACAAGCTGTCTTCTGACGGACAGCATATTATTATTAATCCTTCAACAGCAGAGGTATACAAAATAATAGTTGATAAATTTCTTGAAGGCTGGGGCAGGCTTAAAATATGCAAATATCTTAGCTCAAAAGGAATAAGGACAAACAGAGGAAATGCCAGTTGGAGTACCAATTCCATATATGCAATTCTGACAAACCCCGTATACCTTGGTATAACCATGTATAACGTAACTCTGACAGTGCGGGACGATACAGGAAAGGCAAAAAGAATGGTAAGACCGCGTGAACAATGGATTGTACGGGAGAATACTCATCAGCCCCTTATTACAAAAGAAAAATTTGATAGAATTCAACGAATAATTCAAGATAAAAAACAAAAAGACCAAAAGGAATGGAGCTGTACCAAGAAGTACCTTTTATCAGGGCTTGTTTACTGCGGTTCCTGCGGCAGTAAATTATACGGGGGAAAATTTCCTAAAAAGGAGGCAAAGTTGAAAAACAAGTCAGAAAGAACGCCGGAGGACTACTATTATTATTACTTTGATAGAAAGACATCAGGGCTATGTGGTAACAGTAAAGCAAATTACCACATGGATATTCTTGAAAAAAAGGTAATTGAAAAGGTAAAGGAAATTCTTTTGTCCTATGACAAATTGGATGAAAGAATTAATAAGAAACAGTTCCTTTACGAAAAAGGGTTTACAAGAGAAAAAATTGAGCATCAGCGACTTCAAGACAAGCTTGAAGCAGTTGCAAATGCAATAAGAAGACAACAGGCGGCATACGAGGAAGAAGTAATTACAATAGATGAATACAAAACACGGTTGGAGGAGCTTCGGCGTGAAAAGCTTTCACTGGAGGGCAGAATTGAAAAAATAAACACCATACCTGTAAAATCAAGTTCCTTAGAGCTGATAAACAAGGTAAAGGCTATTATATTCAATTTACATAATGCGGATTCGGATTTTCAATATGAAATAATTAGAAAATTAATAAACAAGATATATATATATGATAATTGCTTTCTTGAATTTGAATATACTTTTAATGAATCAAATTAA
- a CDS encoding spore coat associated protein CotJA, whose protein sequence is MGDLVNEYGYQERDKSPIKPFNPAKIAIAMAYVPDQVWERPYDVNEGLDRGTLFPALDKPFLGGGNRNEY, encoded by the coding sequence ATGAATACGGTTATCAGGAAAGAGACAAAAGTCCTATAAAACCCTTTAATCCTGCTAAGATAGCTATCGCTATGGCCTATGTGCCTGATCAGGTATGGGAAAGGCCTTATGATGTAAATGAAGGATTAGACAGAGGTACTCTTTTCCCGGCTTTGGATAAGCCTTTCTTGGGAGGGGGAAACAGGAATGAATACTAA
- a CDS encoding spore coat protein CotJB — protein sequence MNTNTGVGGMGNMAGKDNMGGMDHMGGMDHMGGMDHMGGMNNMGGMNNMGGMNNMGGMNDCGGMGNMGMTSKSKPMNEREALLWKVQAYEFACVEVGLFLNTHPTDKTALAYFKQYREMKNKLESEFTKRFGPLTATHMDNDLSTWRWIENPWPWEIGREV from the coding sequence ATGAATACTAACACCGGTGTTGGCGGTATGGGTAATATGGCAGGTAAAGACAATATGGGTGGTATGGACCATATGGGTGGTATGGACCATATGGGTGGTATGGACCATATGGGTGGCATGAACAATATGGGTGGCATGAACAATATGGGTGGCATGAACAATATGGGTGGCATGAATGATTGCGGCGGTATGGGAAACATGGGCATGACCAGCAAATCAAAGCCTATGAATGAACGTGAAGCACTGCTTTGGAAGGTTCAGGCTTATGAATTTGCCTGTGTCGAAGTAGGTTTGTTTCTCAATACCCATCCCACCGATAAAACAGCACTGGCATACTTTAAACAGTACCGTGAAATGAAGAATAAGCTGGAGTCTGAATTTACAAAGAGGTTTGGCCCTCTGACTGCCACTCACATGGATAACGATTTATCAACATGGAGATGGATTGAGAATCCATGGCCATGGGAAATAGGACGGGAGGTTTAA